The following are encoded in a window of Candidatus Neomarinimicrobiota bacterium genomic DNA:
- a CDS encoding N-acetylmuramoyl-L-alanine amidase produces the protein MIRNYTKVLLIFILIAISSLHARRTELILQKASNERYIPAIPVYVINQYQYIELQDLLDAYKITAFINPAVRKSVFRLGSLKFKVTAYNHYVMVEDRTFQMAHGVIYFDGDTYLPMSDFVKILKQTGLVSGVTLLTGSDTAPLQIKKAEAPLEYSPFDIVSSSIEERQNGTVIRIRTANRYDAKSVKAWINRDEWLYVTLPGAIVNKPGIDRTAIPQNSTIRSVTADQLDGTSQLTFRLRGTVEGVDVIHRDSPPEILLSIRRPYVIDQTHYLNRERAKWKLDKIVLDAGHGGYDPGARGNGLKEKDVTLDVVKRLGKLIETRTDIEVVYTRKTDVFIPLWERTKIANEAGGKVFLSIHVNANKNKRASGFETYLLRPGKTDAAVAVAEMENAVIKLEEKSEHYSKLSAEQLILATMAQSSFMQQSETLADLVQSEFDKKLVGQNRGVKQAGFIVLIGASMPNVLIELGFISNRNDAKRLKQAAYRQKAAEAIYKALMKYKTRHEKLLSP, from the coding sequence ATGATTCGCAATTATACAAAAGTTCTGCTGATTTTCATTTTAATAGCTATTTCATCCTTACACGCGCGTAGAACTGAGCTCATCCTGCAAAAAGCTTCCAATGAACGCTACATTCCAGCTATCCCTGTGTATGTCATTAATCAGTATCAATATATTGAATTACAGGATCTGTTGGATGCCTACAAGATCACGGCTTTTATTAATCCGGCAGTCCGTAAATCAGTTTTTAGGCTGGGTAGTCTAAAATTCAAAGTAACAGCCTATAATCACTATGTCATGGTTGAAGATCGTACTTTTCAGATGGCTCATGGAGTGATCTATTTCGATGGGGATACCTATCTACCCATGTCTGATTTTGTGAAAATACTAAAACAAACTGGGCTGGTCTCAGGGGTTACGCTGCTAACTGGCTCAGACACCGCGCCACTGCAGATTAAAAAAGCTGAAGCGCCCTTGGAGTATTCGCCATTTGATATTGTTTCCTCGAGTATTGAAGAACGCCAGAACGGGACTGTTATTCGTATTCGTACGGCAAATCGCTATGATGCCAAATCAGTTAAAGCCTGGATCAACAGGGATGAGTGGCTCTACGTTACTTTGCCTGGGGCAATTGTAAATAAACCGGGTATTGACCGGACTGCCATCCCCCAAAACAGTACCATCCGCTCAGTTACAGCGGATCAGTTGGATGGTACTTCTCAACTGACCTTTCGTCTGCGAGGGACGGTGGAAGGAGTGGATGTGATCCACCGCGATTCACCACCGGAGATCCTGTTATCGATCAGACGACCCTATGTTATTGATCAGACCCATTATCTGAATCGGGAACGGGCAAAATGGAAACTGGATAAGATCGTGCTGGATGCCGGTCATGGTGGATACGATCCCGGAGCTCGGGGCAATGGTCTTAAGGAAAAGGATGTAACTCTGGATGTGGTCAAGCGTTTGGGGAAATTGATCGAAACCCGTACAGATATCGAAGTTGTTTATACACGTAAAACAGATGTGTTTATTCCACTCTGGGAGCGAACCAAGATTGCCAATGAAGCTGGTGGCAAAGTATTCCTAAGTATTCATGTGAATGCCAATAAGAATAAGCGAGCCTCAGGATTTGAGACTTATTTACTGCGTCCTGGTAAGACGGATGCTGCTGTGGCAGTTGCTGAAATGGAAAATGCCGTTATCAAACTGGAAGAGAAATCAGAACATTACAGCAAATTGAGTGCTGAACAGCTTATTCTGGCAACTATGGCGCAGAGCTCTTTCATGCAGCAAAGTGAAACCTTGGCTGATTTGGTTCAGAGTGAATTTGATAAAAAACTGGTTGGACAAAATAGAGGCGTGAAACAGGCCGGTTTTATTGTCCTCATTGGGGCTTCCATGCCAAATGTGCTGATCGAGCTGGGGTTTATCTCCAACAGAAATGATGCGAAACGTTTGAAGCAGGCGGCTTACCGACAAAAAGCCGCTGAAGCCATCTATAAAGCATTGATGAAATACAAAACACGTCATGAAAAGTTACTCTCTCCATGA